The Penicillium oxalicum strain HP7-1 chromosome VI, whole genome shotgun sequence genome window below encodes:
- a CDS encoding putative eukaryotic translation initiation factor 5 yields the protein MATVNIRRDVTDPFYRYKMEKIQSKIEGKGNGIKTVIVNLPSVAHSLSRPPSYVIKYFGFELGAQANAKPSDDRWIINGAHDASKLQDYLDGFISKFVLCKKCKNPETDVNIKDEKITLDCKACGQRTDVDPRLKLSTFIVRNNPKGGKKEKKDKKARREQKKEKSAANGEDASPGDSNNSENGSSNGDAEDAGSDDELTRRIKAEAENIEVEKEIKDDDWAFDVSEEAVKARAKELPSDLKRSLVLEDEDDEADGPSSYEQLGSWIVETAEEKGGVTEVSDIDIYKKAKDFGIETKHKTVAVLAQSIFDDNIAKQVEDRASLLAKMITSERHEKAFLGGTERFVGQDRPALISQVPAILLAYYQNDLVSEETLKAWGSKASKKYVDIATSKKIRKAAQPFLEWLETAESDDEESDEE from the coding sequence atggcTACCGTCAATATCCGCCGGGATGTTACCGATCCCTTCTACCGCTACaagatggaaaagatccAGTCCAAGATCGAAGGCAAGGGCAACGGTATCAAGACCGTCATTGTCAACCTTCCCTCGGTCGCCCACTCGCTCAGCCGTCCCCCTTCGTACGTGATCAAGTACTTCGGTTTCGAGTTGGGTGCCCAGGCCAACGCCAAGCCTTCCGACGATCGCTGGATCATCAATGGTGCCCATGATGCTTCCAAGCTCCAGGACTACCTTGATGGATTCATCTCCAAGTTTGTTCTCTGCAAGAAGTGCAAGAACCCAGAGACTGATGTCAacatcaaggatgagaagatcaCCCTGGATTGTAAGGCCTGCGGTCAGCGGACCGACGTTGATCCTCGTCTGAAGCTGAGCACCTTCATCGTCCGTAACAACCCCAAGGGtggcaagaaggaaaagaaggacaagaaggcTCGCCGCgagcagaagaaggagaaatcCGCTGCCAACGGCGAGGACGCCAGCCCCGGCGACAGCAACAACTCTGAGAATGGTTCCTCCAACGGTGACGCCGAAGATGCTGGCAGCGATGACGAATTGACTCGCCgcatcaaggccgaggccgagaacatcgaggtcgagaaggagatcaaggATGATGACTGGGCCTTCGATGTCTCTGAGGAGGCCGTCAAGGCTCGTGCCAAGGAGCTTCCTTCGGACCTCAAACGGTCCCTCGTCCttgaagacgaagacgatgaggctGACGGTCCTTCCTCGTACGAGCAGCTCGGTAGCTGGATCGTCGagaccgccgaggagaagggtgGTGTCACTGAAGTCAGCGACATTGACATCTacaagaaggccaaggacTTTGGCATCGAGACCAAGCACAAGACTGTGGCCGTTCTGGCCCAGAGTATCTTCGATGACAATATCGCCAAGCAGGTTGAGGACCGCGCATCTCTTTTGGCCAAGATGATCACCTCTGAGCGTCACGAGAAGGCCTTCCTCGGTGGTACTGAGCGCTTTGTTGGCCAGGATCGCCCTGCCCTGATCTCCCAGGTGCCCGCTATCCTGCTCGCGTACTATCAAAACGACCTGGTGTCCGAAGAAACCCTCAAGGCTTGGGGCTCGAAAGCGAGCAAGAAGTACGTCGACATCGCCACCAGCAAGAAGATCCGCAAGGCTGCCCAGCCCTTCCTGGAGTGGCTGGAGACCGCCGAgagtgatgacgaggagagcgacgaggagTAA
- a CDS encoding putative thiamine biosynthetic bifunctional enzyme, which yields MPLDLSLYLVTDSTPAILKGRDLCTVVEEAIKGGVTIVQYRDKTSDTGDLIATASKLHQVTQKYGIPLLINDRVDVALAIGAEGVHLGQDDMVFDAAKKLLPKGAIIGISTSTVQEAQKAIADGADYIGIGTMFATSTKTNTKSILGTAGTQALLKAISDSPVGTVAIGGINHSNVQRVLYQSRCDAKGLDGVAIVSAIVGAEDPQTSAEKFTHLIKSTPTFALTCQTSRADEVDALLRDVPAIVRKMTEVHPLVHNMINFVVANFVANVALSIGASPIMAPYGDEAQDLCKFDGALLINMGTLTSESVSNYQKALQAYNARGNPVIYDPVGAAATEIRRNAVSTLMAGGYFDLIKGNEGEIRQVWGSGAVQQRGVDSGPSTLDEQQKARLTRDLARREHNVVLLTGATDYLSDGERVIAVENGHPYLGRVTGTGCAIGSVSGCFLAAHRPDKLLAVLSGLLMFEIAAENAASKDYVRGPGSFVPAFLDELYAIQTAAAKGDESWLAGRAKVHEVKV from the exons ATGCCGTTGGACCTTTCACTATACCTGGTTACAGACTCGACCCCGGCGATTCTCAAGGGTCGCGATCTCTGCACCGTTGTCGAGGAGGCCATCAAAGGCG GTGTGACGATTGTGCAATACCGGGACAAGACCAGCGATACCGGTGATCTCATCGCCACGGCGAGCAAACTGCACCAAGTGACCCAAAAATATGGGATACCCTTGCTGATCAACGATCGAGTGGATGTGGCACTTGCGATCGGTGCGGAAGGGGTGCATTTGGGTCAGGATGACATGG TTTTTGATGCAGCCAAAAAGCTTCTTCCCAAGGGTGCTATCATTGGGATTAGCACTTCCACGGTGCAAGAAGCGCAGAAAGCGATCGCGGATGGAGCGGACTACATAGGAATTGGGACGATGTTTGCAACTTCGAC TAAGACCAATACAAAGTCGATTCTCGGTACCGCGGGGACACAGGCGCTCTTGAAAGCCATCAGTGACTCCCCTGTGGGCACGGTCGCCATCGGCGGCATCAATCACAGTAATGTTCAGCGAGTGCTCTACCAATCCAGATGCGATGCAAAGGGACTCGACGGGGTGGCCATCGTCAGCGCCATAGTAGGCGCCGAGGACCCCCAAACATCGGCCGAGAAATTTACCCATTTGATCAAGAGCACCCCTACCTTTGCCTTGACTTGCCAGACCTCTCGAGCCGACGAGGTCGACGCCCTGCTGCGAGACGTGCCAGCAATTGTGCGCAAAATGACCGAGGTGCATCCGTTGGTGCACAACATGATCAATTTTGTCGTGGCGAACTTTGTGGCCAACGTTGCGCTTTCTAT CGGGGCGTCGCCGATCATGGCTCCGTATGGCGATGAGGCGCAGGACCTGTGCAAATTTGATGGAGCACTGCTCATCAACATGGGGACGCTGACGAGCGAGAGCGTGTCCAACTACCAGAAAGCCCTCCAAGCTTACAATGCTCGCGGCAACCCGGTGATCTACGATCCGGTCGGAGCAGCTGCTACTGAGATCCGTCGCAATGCCGTCTCGACTCTCATGGCCGGTGGATACTTTGACCTCATCAAAGGCAACGAGGGTGAAATTCGTCAAGTCTGGGGAAGCGGTGCTGTCCAGCAGCGCGGGGTGGACAGTGGGCCCAGCACTCTAGATGAACAACAAAAGGCCAGGCTGACTCGTGACCTGGCCCGCCGAGAGC ACAACGTCGTTCTCCTCACCGGTGCGACCGATTACCTCAGCGACGGTGAACGTGTGATTGCTGTTGAAAACGGCCATCCGTACCTCGGCCGAGTCACAGGG ACCGGATGCGCCATCGGCTCTGTTTCGGGCTGCTTCTTGGCGGCTCACCGTCCCGACAAACTTCTCGCCGTGCTGTCTGGTCTTTTGATGTTCGAGATTGCTGCCGAAAATGCTGCTTCCAAGGATTATGTTCGCGGACCGGGTAGCTTTGTCCCTGCTTTCCTGGACGAGCTTTATGCAATTCAAACGGCTGCAGCCAAGGGGGATGAGAGCTGGCTGGCAGGTCGTGCCAAGGTGCATGAAGTGAAAGTGTAA
- a CDS encoding Isochorismatase domain-containing protein 2, protein MSVISRAKRIRNPALFVCDIQDKFRNAIFEFPKMVQTTDKLVRAAKILSIPTYISTQSRAKLGPTVSELTANLQGPHIRADFDKTLFSMVTPDIAKQLPVKAQDPLDVILVGIETHICITQTTLDLLERGHRVYVIVDGVSSINAEERGIALARLRDAGATVTTSESVLFEILGDAGHEAFKEISGLVKETKSETKGALEALSKI, encoded by the exons ATGTCTGTCATCTCGCGTGCCAAGCGAATTC GCAACCCCGCATTGTT CGTTTGCGATATCCAGGACAAATTCCGAAATGCCATCTTTGAATTTCCTAAAAT GGTCCAAACAACCGACAAACTCGTCCGCGCCGCCAAAATCCTCTCCATCCCAACCTACATCTCAACTCAATCCCGCGCCAAACTGGGCCCAACCGTCTCCGAACTCACCGCCAACCTTCAAGGTCCCCATATTCGCGCCGATTTCGACAAAACCCTCTTCTCCATGGTCACCCCGGACATTGCAAAGCAATTACCCGTCAAAGCGCAAGATCCACTGGACGTCATTCTCGTGGGGATCGAGACGCATATCTGTATCACGCAGACGACGCTGGATCTGCTGGAGCGCGGTCATCGGGTGTATGTCATTGTGGATGGGGTGAGTAGTATTAATGCGGAGGAGCGGGGGATTGCGTTGGCCCGGCTGAGAGATGCGGGGGCGACGGTGACGACAAGTGAGAGTGTGTTGTTTGAGATCTTGGGAGATGCGGGACATGAGGCGTTCAAGGAGATTAGTGGGTTGGTCAAGGAGACGAAGAGCGAGACCAAGGGGGCGTTGGAGGCCTTGTCGAAGATTTGA